A window of the Isosphaera pallida ATCC 43644 genome harbors these coding sequences:
- a CDS encoding DJ-1/PfpI family protein — protein sequence MTRILILTGDAGESQEIYYAKFRLEEEGWQVHITAPGSPGDVFLSVVHDFEPGHDTYTEKPGYRVTIDVGLDEVDPASYDGLVLPGGRAPEFLCRRPQAVSVVKAFAEAGKPIAANCHGPLLLAAAGVTQGRTLTCYPDLEFLMSQAGARFVDQAVVVDGNLVSVRGWPDNSPWMGEFVKLLKARKS from the coding sequence ATGACCAGGATTCTGATCCTCACCGGCGACGCGGGTGAATCTCAAGAGATTTACTACGCCAAGTTCCGCCTTGAGGAGGAAGGCTGGCAGGTCCACATCACTGCCCCCGGCTCCCCCGGCGACGTCTTCTTGTCAGTGGTTCACGATTTCGAGCCCGGTCACGACACCTACACCGAAAAGCCCGGTTATCGAGTCACGATCGACGTGGGACTCGACGAAGTCGATCCTGCCTCCTACGATGGTTTGGTGTTGCCCGGCGGCCGTGCGCCGGAATTCCTCTGCCGTCGCCCCCAAGCGGTGTCTGTGGTCAAGGCGTTCGCGGAGGCAGGTAAACCGATCGCGGCCAACTGTCACGGTCCCCTCCTCCTTGCGGCCGCGGGGGTGACTCAAGGCCGGACGTTGACCTGCTACCCCGATCTGGAGTTCCTGATGAGCCAGGCCGGCGCGCGGTTCGTGGATCAAGCCGTCGTGGTGGATGGCAACCTCGTCTCGGTGCGAGGTTGGCCCGACAACAGCCCTTGGATGGGCGAGTTCGTCAAGTTGCTCAAAGCCCGCAAGTCGTAA
- a CDS encoding cyanophycin metabolism-associated ABC transporter: MNSEDRSERVRLLSDLDDQSRYHDGWIELVWRRGAWCLVEDSGRVTPLEQIERVECRDRRGRGEWTAWNQAGQVVVRREFTAARASQARRFTRVWESIQAGRPDWDLLRELQSESRQSDLDHDQTRSPTRLKTRLGPLVRLARFARARGGLIGLGLVLTLASTIAGLVPPYLTMPLVDRVLVPRQSGLDPSPWLAVEYLAGLTAAATIAWLLAWARGFVMLRASERVSADLRNAAYEHLQRLGLDFFASKRTGDLIARIGSDTDRICNYLAFSVIDFLADVFMIVLTAAVLISIHPGLALATLLPFPIIGGWVRLVRGRLRQGFRRSARVWGELNSVLADAIPGVKVVKAFAQEQRETERFRAVNNRVLAINDSVNAWWSFTGPFVGFLTQLGLLTVWGWGCYLIYQDAVTLGVLTAFLAYITRFYARMEGMIRILQATQRASASAERIFDVLDRRPNVPEPVRPVEWTRPQGAIECRGVGFRYGPRTILSDIELTIRPGEFVGLVGPSGAGKTTLISLICRFADPDEGRILMDGIDLRDLSTRSLRSRIGLVLQEPFLFHGTLLENLCYGRPEAAIRAAIDAAKAAHAHNLALRLPDAYDTVVGERGQTLSGGERQRVSLARAILVDPVVLILDEATSAVDTQAERLIQHALARLTRGRTTLAIAHRLSTLRRADRLVMLDQGRIVGQGTHDELLADPRSLYARLHRAQFESSVEAGKDEPDVHRRERATCDPFGERSIKGKRLHTHDDPAIESDAPVWEDHPGRFTLEPSSRPDRLVLWDRAAEGPAARREVEPLRAFPWSHPESWWSLVDPEDGTEQTLIETPADLAEEPRRLVETALDRASWRPRILRIDDVDVIEEESRWRVQTDRGPTTIHLAHAEDARRLVTGGWVLVDRSGGRFRLPPPTQLDPASRRRLGRVVE; encoded by the coding sequence TTGAACTCGGAGGACCGATCGGAGCGGGTCCGACTGCTCAGCGATCTCGACGATCAGTCGCGTTACCACGACGGTTGGATCGAACTGGTCTGGCGTCGTGGGGCGTGGTGTCTGGTCGAGGACTCGGGCCGCGTAACGCCCTTGGAGCAGATCGAGCGGGTCGAGTGCCGCGATCGCCGTGGACGAGGGGAATGGACCGCCTGGAACCAGGCGGGCCAAGTAGTGGTTCGGCGGGAGTTCACGGCCGCGCGAGCGTCCCAGGCTCGTCGGTTCACCCGCGTCTGGGAGTCGATCCAGGCTGGGCGTCCCGATTGGGATCTTCTCCGCGAACTTCAATCCGAATCCCGCCAATCTGACCTGGACCATGACCAGACGCGCTCCCCGACCCGCCTCAAAACCCGCTTGGGGCCGCTGGTACGGCTGGCTCGATTCGCCCGGGCGCGGGGCGGCCTGATTGGTCTAGGTTTGGTGCTGACGTTAGCTTCGACCATCGCCGGCCTGGTCCCGCCCTATTTGACAATGCCCCTGGTCGATCGGGTGCTGGTGCCCCGCCAGTCCGGTCTGGACCCCTCCCCGTGGCTGGCCGTCGAATACCTCGCGGGACTGACCGCGGCTGCAACGATCGCCTGGCTGTTGGCGTGGGCGCGCGGGTTTGTGATGCTTCGCGCTTCGGAGCGGGTCAGCGCTGACCTCCGAAACGCCGCTTACGAACATCTGCAACGGTTGGGACTGGATTTCTTCGCTTCCAAACGCACGGGTGATCTGATCGCGCGGATCGGCTCGGACACCGACCGCATTTGCAATTATTTGGCGTTCAGCGTGATCGATTTCCTCGCTGATGTTTTCATGATCGTCCTCACCGCCGCGGTGTTGATCTCGATCCATCCCGGCCTGGCGCTGGCGACCTTACTGCCGTTTCCAATCATCGGCGGGTGGGTGCGGTTGGTGAGGGGACGGTTGCGCCAGGGATTTCGCCGCTCGGCCCGTGTGTGGGGCGAACTCAACAGCGTGCTGGCCGACGCGATCCCCGGTGTCAAGGTGGTTAAGGCGTTTGCCCAGGAGCAACGCGAGACCGAGCGTTTCCGCGCGGTGAACAACCGCGTGTTGGCGATCAATGACTCGGTCAACGCTTGGTGGTCGTTCACCGGCCCCTTTGTGGGCTTCCTGACCCAACTTGGTTTGCTAACGGTCTGGGGCTGGGGCTGCTACCTGATCTACCAGGACGCAGTAACCCTCGGGGTCCTCACCGCGTTCCTCGCCTACATCACCCGGTTTTATGCGCGGATGGAGGGAATGATCCGCATCCTCCAGGCCACTCAACGCGCCTCGGCCAGTGCTGAGCGAATCTTCGACGTGCTGGATCGGCGGCCCAATGTCCCCGAGCCGGTTCGCCCGGTCGAGTGGACTCGTCCCCAAGGGGCGATCGAGTGCCGAGGCGTCGGGTTTCGCTATGGTCCCCGCACAATCTTGAGCGACATTGAACTGACCATCCGCCCCGGCGAATTCGTCGGCCTAGTGGGTCCCAGCGGCGCAGGTAAAACAACCCTAATTTCATTGATCTGTCGATTTGCCGATCCGGATGAGGGTCGCATCTTGATGGATGGCATTGACCTCCGCGACTTATCCACTCGGAGCTTGCGTTCGCGAATCGGCCTGGTGCTTCAAGAACCGTTTTTGTTCCACGGGACGCTCTTGGAAAATCTGTGCTATGGACGGCCCGAGGCGGCGATTCGAGCCGCAATCGACGCGGCCAAGGCGGCCCACGCCCACAACCTCGCGCTGAGGTTGCCCGACGCTTACGACACCGTAGTGGGGGAACGCGGTCAAACCCTCTCTGGAGGCGAGCGTCAACGGGTCAGCCTGGCGCGGGCGATTCTGGTCGATCCCGTCGTTTTGATCCTCGACGAGGCAACCTCGGCGGTGGACACCCAGGCTGAGCGTCTCATCCAACATGCCCTAGCCCGCCTGACCCGCGGCCGCACCACCTTGGCCATCGCCCACCGGCTCTCGACCCTCAGACGTGCCGATCGGCTCGTGATGCTCGATCAGGGCCGAATTGTTGGGCAGGGAACCCATGATGAATTGCTCGCCGATCCTCGAAGTCTGTACGCCCGGTTGCATCGCGCCCAATTCGAGTCGAGCGTCGAGGCAGGCAAGGACGAACCGGACGTCCATCGGCGTGAACGCGCGACTTGCGACCCCTTTGGTGAGCGGTCGATCAAGGGAAAACGCCTTCACACTCACGACGATCCGGCCATCGAGTCGGACGCCCCTGTATGGGAGGATCATCCTGGACGCTTCACGCTCGAACCCTCGAGCCGCCCCGACCGCCTCGTCTTATGGGATCGCGCGGCCGAGGGACCAGCCGCGCGACGCGAGGTCGAACCACTACGAGCCTTCCCTTGGAGTCACCCCGAGTCGTGGTGGTCGCTCGTCGATCCCGAAGACGGAACCGAACAGACGCTGATTGAGACCCCTGCCGATCTTGCCGAGGAACCACGGCGGTTAGTGGAAACCGCTCTGGATCGCGCGTCGTGGCGTCCTCGGATTCTGCGGATCGACGACGTGGACGTGATCGAGGAGGAATCACGCTGGCGGGTACAGACCGATCGCGGCCCAACCACGATCCACCTAGCGCATGCCGAGGACGCGCGGCGGTTGGTCACCGGGGGATGGGTGCTGGTCGATCGTTCGGGTGGCCGATTCCGCCTTCCTCCGCCCACTCAACTCGATCCCGCCAGCCGTCGCCGTCTGGGACGTGTGGTGGAATGA
- a CDS encoding serine/threonine-protein kinase — protein sequence MTDLSLFIERVAASGLMTAAALKDRLRPIEPTRPDAVDQAARLLIETGDLTPFQVKKLRTGLTKGFFLGRWRLMRPLASGGSSRVMLARDEREGGFVALKVVPPRASEHRQGLDDDHREAILARFRRELEVARRVIHPRIARVFRLESVEGVDFLVMEYIPGVSLEASIAAHGPWKPRRAARYAVDLLPALTALHAVGIIHRDLKPANLMLTPQGHACLLDLGTALVPGLPPLPLDDNGILGTPDYIAPEQIDHPDQVGPTGDLYALGCVLYCLVCGRPPFAGGSPINKIVKHRFDTPLFPEDLEPDFREMLTSLLAKEPHRRPASASALRAQLKAWVQHHPSS from the coding sequence ATGACGGACCTGAGCCTTTTCATCGAGCGCGTCGCAGCCAGCGGCTTGATGACCGCCGCCGCCCTCAAGGATCGGCTGCGTCCAATTGAGCCCACCCGGCCCGACGCCGTGGACCAGGCGGCGCGGTTGCTGATCGAAACCGGCGACTTGACCCCCTTCCAGGTCAAAAAACTCCGAACCGGGTTGACCAAGGGGTTTTTTCTGGGCCGCTGGCGACTGATGCGGCCCCTGGCCTCGGGAGGCTCCAGTCGGGTCATGTTGGCCCGCGACGAACGCGAGGGGGGCTTCGTTGCGCTCAAGGTGGTTCCCCCCCGCGCCTCGGAGCATCGCCAGGGACTTGACGACGATCACCGCGAGGCCATCTTGGCTCGCTTTCGACGCGAATTGGAGGTGGCTCGACGGGTGATTCATCCTCGAATCGCCCGCGTGTTTCGGTTGGAATCGGTCGAAGGGGTGGATTTTCTCGTGATGGAGTACATCCCAGGCGTCAGTTTGGAGGCCTCAATCGCGGCTCACGGTCCCTGGAAACCAAGAAGGGCGGCCCGTTACGCCGTCGATCTGCTTCCGGCTCTGACCGCTTTACACGCGGTCGGGATTATTCACCGCGACCTCAAGCCCGCCAACCTCATGCTCACGCCCCAAGGACACGCCTGCCTGCTTGACCTCGGCACCGCCTTGGTTCCCGGCCTCCCCCCCCTGCCCCTGGACGACAACGGCATCCTAGGCACCCCCGACTACATCGCGCCCGAGCAAATCGATCATCCCGATCAAGTTGGTCCCACCGGGGACTTGTACGCGCTGGGTTGCGTCCTGTATTGTCTTGTTTGCGGACGACCTCCCTTTGCGGGAGGCTCCCCCATCAACAAGATCGTCAAGCATCGATTTGACACTCCCCTATTCCCCGAGGATCTTGAACCCGACTTCCGGGAGATGCTGACCAGTCTCCTCGCCAAGGAACCCCATCGCAGACCCGCCTCGGCAAGCGCGCTGCGTGCCCAGCTCAAAGCCTGGGTCCAACATCATCCCTCGTCGTGA
- a CDS encoding PP2C family protein-serine/threonine phosphatase, with protein sequence MREHNEDSYYVPGHAPVSRYNSLGSNANVDPTADMTPIKGPENLFVVADGMGGQLAGEMASQLAVETIPSVVKSGLTEDLSPKETRELIRRAMSRANEEILERASKGPETTNMGTTCVVALIHGDRAYVAGIGDSRVYRLRQGKLEQLTKDHSLAQALVDAGTLKPEEVATHKFNHVLYLYLGSREARDGPDTVKELELMPGDRFLLASDGLTGVVPDEDLARVMAQNQDPEVSARELVDMALRNQSRDNITCAVIHID encoded by the coding sequence GTGCGTGAACACAACGAGGATAGCTACTACGTTCCCGGCCACGCGCCGGTCAGTCGGTACAACTCGCTAGGGTCTAACGCCAACGTGGATCCCACCGCGGACATGACCCCGATCAAGGGTCCCGAGAACCTATTCGTCGTGGCCGATGGGATGGGGGGGCAACTGGCCGGCGAGATGGCCAGTCAGCTCGCCGTCGAAACGATTCCCAGTGTCGTCAAGTCGGGTCTGACCGAGGACCTGTCGCCCAAGGAGACACGCGAGTTGATCCGTCGGGCGATGTCGCGAGCCAACGAGGAGATCCTCGAACGCGCCTCCAAAGGGCCCGAGACCACCAACATGGGGACGACCTGCGTGGTGGCCCTGATTCACGGCGATCGGGCTTACGTGGCGGGCATCGGCGATTCGCGGGTGTACCGCCTTCGGCAAGGTAAGCTCGAACAACTCACCAAGGACCACTCCTTGGCCCAGGCGTTGGTGGATGCAGGGACGCTCAAACCCGAGGAAGTCGCCACCCATAAGTTCAATCATGTCCTCTATCTGTATCTGGGCAGCCGCGAAGCCCGCGACGGCCCCGATACCGTCAAGGAACTCGAACTGATGCCCGGGGACCGGTTCCTCTTGGCCTCCGACGGTTTGACCGGCGTGGTTCCCGACGAGGATTTGGCGCGGGTCATGGCACAAAATCAGGATCCCGAAGTTTCAGCGCGCGAACTGGTGGACATGGCGCTGCGCAATCAATCCCGCGACAACATCACCTGTGCAGTGATTCACATTGATTAA
- a CDS encoding GNAT family N-acetyltransferase translates to MTTAYYKRYRMMVDLSPRRSHELSNPPPEPVLPPGYAWAAWPRPFNPVDDEAFIERHAQTKARCFANELDAGVFACLSHLDGCRRLVREIRRKRGFLADATWLIVAPDGEDCATIQGVLESGWLGSIQNVGVAPAHRGRGLGKALVIRALDGFARNGATKATLEVTAANLPAIALYHRLGFRRTRTSYKAVERVSPSPTFPQPPAATSATLPPSCPTSGGTASCVTSAPRHGVIVVPTTPIRPLPPSSTTQGFGP, encoded by the coding sequence ATGACGACGGCATACTACAAACGTTACCGCATGATGGTGGATTTGTCGCCGCGACGGTCCCATGAACTGTCCAATCCACCTCCTGAGCCCGTCTTGCCTCCAGGCTACGCCTGGGCGGCGTGGCCCCGACCGTTCAATCCGGTGGACGACGAAGCCTTCATCGAACGGCATGCTCAAACCAAAGCCCGTTGCTTTGCGAACGAACTCGACGCCGGCGTGTTCGCCTGCCTGAGTCATCTCGACGGTTGCCGCCGACTGGTGCGGGAGATCCGTCGCAAACGCGGCTTCCTGGCCGATGCCACTTGGTTGATCGTCGCCCCCGACGGCGAAGATTGCGCCACCATTCAAGGGGTGCTGGAATCGGGATGGCTTGGATCGATCCAAAACGTGGGAGTGGCCCCAGCGCACCGCGGTCGGGGTCTGGGAAAAGCGTTGGTGATCCGCGCCCTCGACGGCTTCGCCCGCAACGGAGCAACCAAGGCCACCTTGGAAGTCACCGCCGCCAACCTCCCGGCTATCGCGCTTTACCATCGCCTGGGGTTCCGCCGGACCCGGACCTCCTACAAGGCGGTGGAACGGGTCAGTCCTTCACCGACTTTCCCCCAACCACCGGCCGCGACGTCGGCAACCCTCCCACCCTCGTGCCCCACCTCCGGCGGAACGGCCTCCTGCGTGACGTCCGCACCCCGTCACGGGGTCATCGTCGTACCGACCACCCCGATCCGACCCCTCCCTCCTTCCTCCACCACACAAGGATTCGGACCGTGA
- a CDS encoding M16 family metallopeptidase, producing MTLSTTALATSTPTAQIRVLDNGLALLVETMPQVRSAALTLLVPVGAAHETEGRDGSAAMLCEWIIRGAGQRDSRQLLAALEDLGVNYGKSASTFHTALTASTLAANLPPALEILADVLRRPRLDPVEVEPIRDLALQSLQSLEDDPGGLTMVELRRRHYPCPWGRQAVGTREGLAATTPDDLSALYHRGFRPNGLILAIAGAVEFDAIAPLVERLLGDWQPRPDPPVIRRDRGPLVSHLSKETQQTQIGLAWPSVTPADPGYYYARALTTILGGYASSRLFTEVREKRGLCYSVTASYETHKEQAAILVYAGTAANRAQETLDVTYQELLRLRRDGVESAELDMMRANLKTRLMFQQESTQSRATALTADYYHLGRVRTPEEMAQAMAELTPETVAAHAAALPIDSPTLVTLGPAPLTVPWSGLTSDTPHLPPSATTNPQA from the coding sequence GTGACCTTGTCCACGACCGCTCTTGCCACCTCGACGCCCACCGCCCAGATTCGCGTGCTGGACAACGGCCTGGCGCTGCTGGTCGAGACCATGCCCCAAGTCCGCTCCGCCGCCTTAACCCTGTTGGTTCCCGTCGGGGCAGCCCACGAAACCGAGGGCCGCGACGGCTCCGCCGCAATGCTTTGCGAGTGGATCATCCGCGGGGCGGGCCAACGCGACAGCCGCCAGCTGCTCGCGGCCCTGGAAGACCTCGGGGTCAACTACGGCAAAAGCGCCTCGACCTTCCACACCGCTCTGACCGCCTCGACCCTTGCGGCCAACCTGCCCCCGGCCCTGGAAATTCTCGCCGATGTACTCCGCCGTCCCCGGCTTGATCCGGTGGAGGTCGAGCCCATCCGCGACCTGGCGCTACAGTCGCTCCAAAGCCTGGAGGACGACCCCGGAGGACTGACGATGGTCGAACTGCGCCGTCGGCACTATCCCTGCCCCTGGGGACGCCAAGCCGTCGGGACACGCGAAGGGCTGGCCGCGACCACCCCCGACGATCTGTCGGCGCTTTACCATCGCGGATTTCGACCCAACGGCTTGATTCTGGCAATCGCCGGGGCCGTCGAGTTCGACGCCATCGCCCCCCTGGTCGAACGTCTGCTGGGCGACTGGCAACCCCGACCCGACCCCCCGGTGATTCGACGCGACCGCGGGCCGCTCGTGTCCCATCTCTCTAAGGAAACACAGCAGACCCAGATCGGTCTCGCCTGGCCCAGCGTCACCCCTGCTGACCCTGGCTACTACTACGCCCGCGCCCTGACCACCATCCTGGGCGGCTATGCCTCCTCGCGACTCTTCACTGAAGTCCGCGAAAAACGCGGGTTGTGCTACTCGGTCACCGCCAGCTACGAAACCCACAAAGAACAGGCCGCCATCCTGGTCTACGCCGGAACCGCTGCCAACCGCGCCCAGGAAACCCTGGATGTGACCTATCAGGAATTGCTCCGCCTGCGACGCGACGGCGTCGAATCGGCCGAACTCGACATGATGCGGGCCAACCTCAAAACCCGGCTGATGTTCCAACAGGAATCGACCCAAAGCCGCGCCACGGCGTTGACCGCCGACTACTACCACTTGGGACGGGTCCGCACGCCCGAGGAAATGGCCCAGGCGATGGCCGAATTGACCCCTGAAACGGTCGCTGCCCACGCCGCCGCCTTGCCGATCGACTCCCCCACCCTGGTCACCCTGGGCCCCGCCCCCCTGACCGTGCCCTGGAGCGGATTGACCTCCGACACTCCTCACCTGCCACCTTCCGCGACCACCAACCCCCAGGCTTGA
- a CDS encoding M16 family metallopeptidase, which yields MKTPHTGPRASTPPAAGGSSSRFHHATLPNGLEVVAELGPTYHSVAAGFFVKTGSRDESPETAGVSHFLEHMAFKGGGKRDALAVNRDFDRVGALHNAQTSEEDTIYYAACLPEYLPDTLDILAELMRPALREEDFQTEKLVILEEIKMYLDDPMMTAYEAAKAAHFGAHPLGRSILGTVESIEALTLHQMRAYHAQRYGPGNVVLAFAGKDDWSRLLDLAHAACGSWQGNAGVRATPPCKGLHRFEAIERPDDQQQKVVAVMDAPALESDQRHAASLMAAMLGDQTGSRLYWELVDPGHADYAEASYQEFNQAGAFYVFMSCQPDTAQEQIHRLAAVLSRVMADGFTAEELQRAKNKVMSRLVLRGERPMGRLMSVGTYWTYLRRHVPVQDEIDAFNRVQLEDVRRVLDEWPPLPMTLVTIGPNTQLVPPA from the coding sequence ATGAAGACGCCCCACACCGGCCCCCGCGCCTCCACGCCCCCGGCGGCGGGAGGCTCGTCCAGCCGCTTTCACCACGCCACGTTGCCTAATGGTCTGGAGGTGGTCGCCGAACTCGGACCCACCTACCACTCCGTCGCCGCCGGCTTCTTCGTCAAAACCGGCAGCCGCGATGAGTCGCCCGAGACCGCCGGCGTCTCCCACTTCCTCGAACACATGGCCTTCAAGGGCGGCGGCAAACGCGACGCCCTCGCCGTCAACCGCGACTTCGACCGCGTCGGAGCCCTCCACAACGCCCAAACTTCCGAAGAAGACACCATCTACTACGCCGCCTGCCTGCCCGAATACCTCCCCGATACCCTCGACATCCTCGCCGAACTAATGCGGCCTGCCCTCCGCGAAGAGGATTTCCAAACCGAAAAACTCGTTATCCTCGAAGAAATCAAAATGTATCTCGACGACCCGATGATGACCGCCTACGAAGCCGCCAAGGCGGCCCACTTCGGCGCGCATCCCCTGGGTCGAAGCATCTTGGGCACCGTCGAATCGATCGAAGCGCTGACCCTCCACCAAATGCGCGCCTATCACGCCCAACGATATGGGCCGGGCAACGTGGTGCTGGCCTTCGCAGGCAAGGATGACTGGTCGCGGCTGCTCGACTTAGCGCACGCAGCCTGCGGCTCCTGGCAGGGAAACGCCGGTGTTCGCGCCACCCCCCCCTGCAAAGGGCTGCATCGTTTCGAGGCAATCGAGCGGCCTGACGACCAGCAGCAGAAAGTGGTCGCGGTGATGGACGCTCCTGCTCTCGAAAGCGACCAACGGCACGCCGCCTCCCTGATGGCTGCCATGCTCGGCGACCAGACCGGCAGTCGTTTGTACTGGGAACTCGTCGATCCTGGCCACGCCGACTACGCTGAAGCCTCCTACCAAGAATTTAACCAAGCCGGGGCTTTCTATGTCTTTATGAGTTGTCAGCCTGACACCGCCCAGGAGCAGATTCACCGCCTGGCCGCGGTCCTCTCCCGCGTCATGGCCGACGGCTTCACCGCCGAGGAACTCCAGCGGGCCAAAAACAAGGTGATGTCCCGTCTGGTGCTGCGGGGCGAGCGACCCATGGGACGGCTGATGTCGGTGGGCACCTACTGGACCTACCTGCGCCGTCATGTCCCGGTTCAGGACGAGATCGACGCCTTCAATCGCGTTCAACTCGAAGACGTGCGGCGCGTGTTGGACGAGTGGCCGCCACTGCCCATGACCCTAGTGACCATCGGTCCCAACACCCAACTTGTGCCCCCCGCTTGA